CCCTGCACCGACATTTCAAACAACAACCGATGCGCATTGATGGCACTGTAAGAAGCCGGATTGAGTGTATTGATGGTATGCGTACCCCGCAGGGCAATGCCGGCACCGCTCATAGATGTGTAGGCGTTATTGTCCCGCAAATCCATCAGGCCAAAACCATAGGCACTGTATAAAGAGTTGATGCCGGGCTGTGCAGCAGCCGTAAAACCTGCACAGCAAAAACACAGCAGCAATAATTGCTTAGTTGTTGTTGTAAGAAACATACGTGAGGATTAATCGTGAAGTATATTGAGTATTGCCTGGCATGCCCATGCTTAGCTGTTGCAAAGCATCGCCAGCTCCTCCTGCTTTTATCATCAGGCGCTTAGTGGTAAAGCTGTTGCTGAGTAATTCCTGTTTGATATAGGCAGTGATATCAAAACTGTACTGCGAGTTTTTTTCGTACAACACATCCAGCTGCAAACTGCCGGTTTGTGTGGCATCGTTGGCGTCTTTCAAAGGACCTTCCAAATAGCCATCGGTATGATAATAGTAGAGATTGAGCGTAGCAGGCAACGCATGTTGCACCAAATTGCTTTGGATAGGTTTCAACTGCAATGTGGCATTTATAATTTGCGCACCAGCCATATTTTTCAGCATTTCTTTCAATGCAGGAAATGAAAACCGGGTGTTCAGTTCTGTCATGGTTTGATGAAACAACTGCTGGCGTGGCGCTGTGGCAATTGTTTTTTTCTGCAAACCAGAAAGCACTGCTGTAGTGCGGTTGATGTGCATGGCATAATAGCCGTACACCGAAGCCGACAAAGGGAAACTGACCTCTTGTTTATCTGGCCGGCCTACATCGTTGTGATAATACAACCGAAGTACAATGGCAGAATCAGTTTTAGGAACTTCCAACATGAGGTTGCTATTGGCAGACAACGTACGAACGGCAAAACCTTTCAGCCAGCTTTGAAAGCTG
The Phnomibacter ginsenosidimutans genome window above contains:
- a CDS encoding DUF4270 family protein codes for the protein MRIVLAQAFGESLFDMLRKKNISTTDVSSFQSWLKGFAVRTLSANSNLMLEVPKTDSAIVLRLYYHNDVGRPDKQEVSFPLSASVYGYYAMHINRTTAVLSGLQKKTIATAPRQQLFHQTMTELNTRFSFPALKEMLKNMAGAQIINATLQLKPIQSNLVQHALPATLNLYYYHTDGYLEGPLKDANDATQTGSLQLDVLYEKNSQYSFDITAYIKQELLSNSFTTKRLMIKAGGAGDALQQLSMGMPGNTQYTSRLILTYVSYNNN